One segment of Shewanella piezotolerans WP3 DNA contains the following:
- a CDS encoding YbaN family protein yields the protein MALKRGFFLLAGLCSLALGLVGILLPILPTVPFILLAAYCFARSSDRLYQWLMTHPWFSEALRDWQAKGAIKKGLKKKAYVVSSLSFVISIAIVPVIWVKVMLVCIGTGLIVYLRSIPEIEE from the coding sequence ATGGCGTTAAAACGTGGTTTCTTTCTATTGGCTGGACTTTGTAGTTTAGCGTTAGGCTTGGTTGGTATTTTGTTACCTATATTGCCAACGGTGCCGTTTATTTTGTTGGCGGCGTACTGTTTTGCTCGTTCCAGTGACCGACTTTATCAGTGGTTGATGACCCATCCATGGTTTTCTGAAGCGCTTCGAGATTGGCAAGCAAAGGGGGCGATTAAAAAAGGCCTAAAGAAGAAGGCATACGTTGTTAGTAGCCTCAGCTTTGTTATCAGTATCGCTATTGTGCCGGTGATCTGGGTGAAAGTGATGCTGGTATGTATTGGTACTGGACTGATTGTTTATTTAAGAAGTATCCCTGAAATTGAAGAGTGA
- the apt gene encoding adenine phosphoribosyltransferase, producing MVMNTDSLALIKNSIKTIPDYPKEGILFRDVTSLLEDPQAYKLTIGLLVEHYKEQGFTKVVGTEARGFLFGAPLALELGIGFVPVRKPGKLPRETISESYELEYGHDVLEIHVDAITKEDKVLVVDDLLATGGTIEATVKLIRNLGGQVNHAAFVISLPDLGGEKRLETMDLELLSLCEFEGE from the coding sequence ATGGTAATGAATACTGACAGCTTGGCACTAATAAAGAACAGCATTAAAACCATCCCTGACTATCCTAAAGAGGGGATTTTGTTTAGAGATGTGACCAGTTTATTAGAAGATCCACAAGCGTATAAACTTACAATTGGTCTTTTAGTTGAACACTACAAGGAGCAAGGTTTTACTAAAGTTGTCGGCACTGAAGCCCGTGGTTTCTTATTTGGCGCACCTTTAGCGCTAGAGTTAGGTATCGGATTTGTTCCCGTACGTAAGCCAGGCAAACTACCAAGAGAGACTATCTCGGAAAGTTATGAGTTAGAGTATGGTCACGATGTGTTAGAAATCCATGTTGATGCCATTACCAAGGAAGATAAGGTATTAGTTGTTGATGACTTATTAGCAACTGGCGGTACGATTGAAGCGACGGTTAAACTTATCCGTAATCTTGGCGGCCAGGTTAATCATGCTGCATTCGTTATTTCACTGCCTGATCTTGGTGGTGAGAAGCGATTAGAGACAATGGATTTAGAATTACTAAGCCTATGTGAATTCGAAGGCGAATAA
- the dnaX gene encoding DNA polymerase III subunit gamma/tau, with translation MSYQVLARKWRPAKFEQMVGQSHVLHALTNALTQQRLHHAYLFSGTRGVGKTSLARLFAKGLNCEQGVTATPCGQCSACVEIAEGRFVDLIEVDAASRTKVDDTRELLDNVQYRPSRGRYKVYLIDEVHMLSRSSFNALLKTLEEPPEHVKFLLATTDPQRLPVTVLSRCLQFNLKSLTQDEISDQLTNVLTAESLEFEATALTLLAKAANGSMRDALSLTDQAIAFGAGQVKLELVQTMLGSIDEKQVIALLEALAKADVMALMQVSAGVLSFGAEPEEVLRSLLELLHQITLTQFAPAAAQMSLYSEQIKAFAQQLSPEQVQLYYQLLLTGRKDLPHAPDPKSGLEMALLRAVTFVPEQPVSKWVTDSPAAIAIPQAAAPAITQSSESAKPQAIVAPQQEVKAAPVEEAAEKKTVLTANSVNDKQPNQDPVAADTLKPELAAIEASVGAPVSSTLESMNSEMAVILSQAQSQGFSSSDTSETKDISTEQTQSEVKPPVKAQQPADTSTSDDATEISSIAEQLPKPSDIDSNLNNTVVDNASVKLEAQKGQQVQDSQFDGDDDLAAYSQYAGAYDTDIDDSDFDFALEQSEPLAQDITDRRQNAAQSAAISTSLVPSQLESQPSAEASSASDDILDAVLAARDSLLDGIGEEDPQESSAKKSVAERKPFAPPVRKPKAEPEIDNSDPATVGAKSDQAQENIKAANADNQEETFDRPPWEEPHAQDPTPRFDDVAVEKEANKAADNAAVEPKRTPQPQNQTEQQSKPPVTSLDSTSVQDVELNLPALPSGEITGNDIDLKWYRFMADLEVGGRVRQLAVNSVCHQFEQPLSLLLKPDQKHLGADVAIKQLEEAMSKALGEPSEVRISVGVDSSRETPLEVRRRFHKEILAQAHHGMITDDNVRWLSENMGAQLTPDSLSYAPELLVNKGKSIELVDMSNFKRLPES, from the coding sequence ATGTCATATCAGGTGTTGGCCAGAAAGTGGCGCCCTGCTAAATTTGAGCAAATGGTTGGTCAGTCGCATGTCTTACATGCCTTAACCAATGCGCTCACTCAGCAAAGATTGCATCATGCTTATCTGTTTTCTGGCACACGAGGAGTGGGTAAAACCAGTCTTGCACGTCTTTTCGCTAAAGGCTTAAATTGTGAACAAGGTGTTACAGCTACGCCCTGTGGTCAGTGCTCAGCGTGTGTAGAAATCGCAGAAGGGCGTTTTGTCGATCTTATAGAAGTTGATGCTGCATCGCGCACTAAAGTTGATGATACCCGTGAACTTCTTGATAACGTTCAGTACCGACCTAGTCGTGGCCGTTATAAAGTCTACTTGATTGATGAAGTGCATATGCTGTCTCGCAGCAGTTTTAATGCACTGCTTAAGACGCTAGAAGAGCCACCAGAGCATGTTAAGTTTCTGCTGGCGACAACCGATCCTCAACGTTTGCCTGTAACAGTACTGTCGCGTTGCTTGCAGTTTAATTTAAAAAGTCTAACTCAAGACGAAATCAGTGATCAGCTAACTAATGTGTTAACCGCCGAGTCACTGGAATTTGAAGCCACAGCGTTAACATTGCTTGCTAAAGCTGCTAATGGCAGTATGCGTGATGCATTAAGCTTAACCGATCAAGCGATAGCATTTGGTGCAGGACAAGTGAAACTTGAATTAGTGCAGACCATGCTTGGCAGCATTGATGAAAAGCAGGTTATCGCTTTGCTTGAAGCACTCGCAAAAGCGGACGTTATGGCACTGATGCAAGTCAGTGCTGGTGTATTGTCTTTTGGTGCCGAACCTGAAGAGGTGTTACGTAGCTTATTAGAGTTACTGCATCAAATTACTTTGACACAATTTGCTCCCGCTGCAGCACAAATGTCGCTTTATAGTGAGCAGATAAAAGCGTTTGCACAGCAGTTATCACCGGAGCAGGTGCAACTGTATTACCAGCTATTACTGACTGGACGTAAAGACTTACCTCATGCGCCAGATCCTAAGTCTGGGCTTGAGATGGCACTGCTAAGAGCCGTTACATTTGTACCAGAGCAACCTGTTAGCAAATGGGTGACTGATAGTCCAGCAGCGATAGCTATCCCACAGGCAGCAGCACCTGCAATAACACAATCATCTGAGTCTGCTAAGCCGCAAGCAATAGTTGCCCCACAGCAGGAAGTTAAAGCTGCGCCTGTTGAAGAGGCTGCGGAAAAAAAAACAGTTTTAACCGCTAACAGCGTCAATGATAAGCAGCCGAATCAAGATCCAGTTGCTGCAGATACGCTAAAACCTGAGTTAGCAGCCATTGAAGCCAGCGTCGGTGCGCCTGTATCCAGTACGCTTGAGAGTATGAATAGCGAAATGGCGGTCATACTCAGTCAAGCACAGAGCCAAGGCTTTTCAAGCTCAGACACTTCAGAGACTAAAGATATTAGTACTGAGCAGACCCAGAGCGAGGTTAAACCGCCAGTTAAAGCTCAACAGCCTGCAGATACGAGTACCTCGGATGATGCTACAGAAATAAGCAGTATTGCAGAGCAATTGCCAAAGCCAAGCGACATTGACTCAAATTTAAATAACACTGTCGTTGACAATGCTAGCGTTAAATTGGAAGCACAAAAGGGCCAGCAGGTTCAAGATAGCCAATTCGACGGTGACGATGATCTAGCTGCATACTCGCAGTACGCGGGGGCGTACGATACTGACATTGATGACAGCGATTTTGACTTTGCACTAGAGCAGTCCGAACCTTTAGCGCAAGACATCACAGACCGCAGACAAAATGCAGCGCAGTCAGCAGCAATATCGACTTCACTGGTGCCCAGTCAGCTAGAGAGTCAACCCAGCGCAGAAGCTAGCTCGGCAAGTGATGACATTCTAGATGCTGTATTAGCCGCTAGAGATTCATTACTCGACGGTATAGGTGAAGAAGATCCTCAGGAGAGTTCAGCAAAAAAGTCCGTGGCTGAACGCAAGCCGTTTGCACCACCTGTTAGAAAGCCTAAAGCAGAACCTGAAATAGATAATAGTGATCCTGCAACAGTTGGCGCTAAAAGCGATCAAGCGCAGGAAAATATAAAAGCCGCGAATGCAGACAATCAAGAGGAGACTTTTGACCGGCCACCTTGGGAAGAACCTCACGCGCAAGATCCAACGCCTAGGTTCGATGACGTAGCCGTTGAGAAAGAAGCTAATAAAGCTGCTGACAATGCCGCTGTAGAGCCTAAACGAACGCCTCAGCCACAAAATCAAACAGAGCAGCAGAGCAAGCCGCCTGTTACATCGCTTGATTCAACTTCAGTTCAGGATGTTGAGTTAAACTTACCTGCATTGCCTAGCGGTGAGATAACCGGTAACGATATCGATCTTAAATGGTATCGCTTCATGGCTGACCTTGAAGTGGGTGGGCGAGTAAGACAACTTGCGGTCAACTCTGTTTGCCACCAGTTTGAACAACCTTTATCGTTGTTGCTCAAACCGGATCAAAAGCACCTTGGTGCCGATGTGGCTATTAAGCAGCTAGAAGAGGCGATGAGTAAAGCACTTGGAGAGCCAAGTGAAGTGCGGATCTCTGTTGGCGTCGATAGCTCGCGTGAGACCCCACTTGAAGTGAGACGCCGCTTTCACAAAGAGATATTAGCTCAAGCGCATCACGGGATGATTACCGATGATAACGTGCGCTGGTTGAGCGAAAACATGGGCGCACAATTAACGCCAGACTCATTATCTTATGCGCCAGAATTGCTGGTTAATAAAGGAAAATCGATAGAATTGGTCGATATGTCGAACTTTAAGCGGTTACCTGAGTCATAA
- a CDS encoding YbaB/EbfC family nucleoid-associated protein codes for MFGKGGMGNLMKQAQQMQDKMAKVQEEIARMEVTGEAGAGLVKVTMTGSHSVRKVDIDASLLEDDKEMLEDLIAAACNDAARRVEENQKDKMAEVTGGMQLPPGMKMPF; via the coding sequence ATGTTTGGAAAAGGCGGTATGGGCAACTTGATGAAGCAAGCCCAGCAGATGCAAGACAAAATGGCTAAAGTGCAAGAAGAGATTGCACGTATGGAAGTGACTGGTGAAGCCGGCGCAGGCCTAGTAAAAGTCACCATGACAGGTTCTCACAGTGTGCGTAAAGTCGACATTGATGCAAGCCTTCTAGAAGACGACAAAGAGATGCTAGAAGATTTAATCGCGGCAGCATGTAATGATGCAGCTCGCCGTGTTGAAGAGAATCAAAAAGATAAAATGGCTGAAGTAACAGGTGGAATGCAACTTCCGCCTGGCATGAAGATGCCGTTCTAA
- a CDS encoding anaerobic sulfatase maturase, with product MSSVAKYPFHLLVKPVGSKCNLDCHYCYYLRKEERYEPNATMQMSEAMLETYISQYIAAQPAHINNVDFSWQGGEPALRGLAFFEKAVELQKQYARSGMTISNTFQSNGTLINERWAKFFKKNNFLIGLSIDGDELNHGNGRPDLKGNNSYPNVMRGLELLKKHHVTFNTLTVVHSDNAHLGKETYQKLKALGSTVIQFQPCVEHELDRRSQKDWSLSPQQWGQFLCTVFDEWKQEDVGKIFVQFFENTLGILAGQPSQMCFHAEACGQQMMLEHDGSVYSCDHYSYEEYKVGDIDIIDLGKMASSERQIEFGMNKWTRLPKQCRECDFRPFCNGGCPKERTGTTADLEAGLHHLCRGYKQFFVHAMPYLGAMLEAIKQGHPASVYPIYLQRK from the coding sequence ATGTCATCAGTCGCTAAATATCCATTTCATCTTCTCGTAAAGCCTGTCGGTTCAAAGTGTAATCTCGATTGCCACTACTGCTATTACCTTCGTAAAGAGGAGCGTTATGAACCCAATGCAACGATGCAGATGTCAGAGGCTATGCTGGAAACTTACATCTCACAGTACATTGCCGCACAACCAGCCCATATCAACAATGTTGATTTTAGCTGGCAAGGTGGCGAACCTGCATTACGTGGCTTAGCGTTTTTTGAAAAAGCCGTCGAACTGCAAAAACAGTATGCCCGCTCAGGGATGACCATCTCCAATACCTTCCAAAGCAATGGCACCCTCATTAATGAGCGTTGGGCTAAGTTTTTCAAAAAGAACAACTTCCTCATTGGCTTAAGTATTGATGGAGATGAACTAAATCATGGCAACGGCCGTCCCGATCTAAAGGGTAATAACAGTTACCCCAATGTGATGCGTGGACTGGAGTTACTTAAAAAACACCATGTCACATTCAATACGCTAACCGTAGTTCACAGCGATAATGCTCACCTTGGCAAGGAAACTTATCAAAAGCTAAAAGCGCTAGGCTCAACAGTCATTCAATTTCAGCCCTGTGTTGAGCATGAACTCGATCGCAGAAGCCAAAAAGACTGGTCTTTATCGCCACAGCAGTGGGGCCAGTTTTTATGCACAGTATTTGATGAATGGAAGCAAGAAGATGTCGGTAAAATTTTTGTTCAATTTTTTGAAAACACATTGGGAATTTTAGCAGGACAACCGAGCCAAATGTGCTTTCATGCAGAAGCTTGCGGTCAACAGATGATGCTAGAGCATGATGGCAGTGTTTATAGCTGCGACCACTATAGTTATGAGGAATATAAAGTGGGCGACATCGACATTATAGACCTTGGAAAAATGGCGAGTAGTGAACGTCAGATTGAATTTGGTATGAATAAGTGGACCCGTTTACCCAAGCAATGCCGAGAGTGTGATTTTAGGCCATTTTGTAATGGTGGCTGTCCAAAAGAACGTACAGGGACTACCGCCGACTTAGAGGCTGGTTTGCATCACTTATGCAGAGGCTACAAGCAATTTTTCGTCCATGCAATGCCATACTTAGGTGCGATGCTAGAAGCCATTAAACAAGGCCACCCAGCCAGTGTTTACCCTATTTACCTGCAGAGAAAGTAA
- a CDS encoding response regulator transcription factor, which produces MMPTMVIADDHQMVSEGIARLVEKLYQVSSISTNADELIQATKAEQPDIIITDISMPGMQLNHTLGLLKRSCPHTKIICLTMHDEAEILQAAFEYGADGYVVKHQAGFELLQAIETVLAGKQYISAELQGKVTQKTVLTARQLDILKLLAAGMSAKKIATTLNISAKTVEYHKYKMIELLALENASSLVAYAHSRNLI; this is translated from the coding sequence ATGATGCCAACGATGGTAATCGCTGATGACCACCAGATGGTCAGTGAAGGTATAGCACGGCTCGTTGAAAAGCTTTATCAAGTCAGTTCTATTTCAACCAATGCTGATGAACTTATCCAAGCCACAAAAGCTGAGCAGCCAGATATTATCATCACGGATATATCAATGCCTGGCATGCAGCTCAACCACACCTTAGGCTTACTTAAACGTTCTTGCCCGCATACAAAGATTATTTGTCTAACCATGCACGATGAAGCAGAAATTTTACAAGCCGCTTTTGAATATGGCGCCGATGGGTACGTTGTTAAGCATCAAGCCGGATTCGAGCTACTACAAGCTATTGAGACTGTGCTGGCCGGTAAGCAGTATATCTCAGCAGAATTACAAGGAAAGGTAACACAAAAAACAGTACTTACCGCTAGGCAGTTAGATATTCTCAAGCTTTTGGCCGCTGGAATGTCAGCAAAAAAAATTGCTACTACCCTCAATATATCAGCGAAAACGGTGGAATATCATAAGTACAAAATGATTGAGTTACTGGCGTTAGAAAATGCATCATCGTTGGTTGCGTACGCCCACAGCCGTAACCTTATTTAA
- a CDS encoding sensor histidine kinase, whose amino-acid sequence MSHQHSIASSAFDETLISISTQLLDSPTGTLPDVMDAVLEECRVLLGVDRISCFPNTKDITADWRSYTVSGRNIPSIKLDLSLEIKSQYQAMIHSGVILNSATHPQLLALAKELQDQAPINHILIPIQAMGKPWGAFAAANFNTVKDFDEQFIRSSTILGNIMASSMQRLQHYQDLLNQKEKVTALNKRLLEDSEEQLKIIARDLHDDIGQRLASLNLELGFINNQIEPKSQPAIMKAAADLSKITRDLQHISRHLHPAIIDKVGLYAAIESEAKKMAAHKSIALSLNLSQAILYTEEQKLHIYRISQEALSNVAKHASATKLAIVLACKENTVSLSFQDNGVGMSLEPQPMSSSLGIQSMRERADMIGAKIQFQTDQQPSGFRVTLQWPMPQKNTP is encoded by the coding sequence GTGAGTCATCAACATTCAATAGCGTCTTCGGCATTCGATGAAACGCTGATTTCAATCTCGACCCAGTTATTAGACTCCCCCACAGGAACGCTGCCTGACGTTATGGATGCGGTATTGGAAGAGTGCCGCGTTTTGCTGGGTGTTGATCGAATATCTTGCTTTCCAAATACAAAAGACATTACTGCCGATTGGCGATCATATACGGTGTCAGGACGTAATATACCCAGTATAAAGCTAGACCTAAGTCTTGAGATAAAATCTCAGTATCAGGCTATGATCCATTCAGGCGTTATCCTCAATAGTGCGACCCACCCGCAGTTACTGGCGCTAGCGAAAGAACTTCAAGACCAAGCTCCTATCAATCACATTTTGATCCCCATCCAAGCAATGGGTAAACCTTGGGGGGCATTTGCGGCCGCTAACTTTAACACCGTGAAAGATTTTGATGAGCAATTTATTCGTAGCTCAACCATCTTGGGGAATATCATGGCCTCAAGTATGCAGCGGCTGCAGCATTATCAAGATCTATTAAACCAAAAAGAGAAAGTGACAGCATTGAACAAACGCTTACTCGAAGACAGTGAGGAGCAGCTCAAAATTATAGCCAGAGATCTACATGATGATATTGGCCAGCGTTTAGCCTCGTTGAATCTAGAGCTAGGTTTTATCAATAACCAGATTGAGCCCAAATCACAACCAGCGATAATGAAGGCTGCTGCTGATCTATCAAAAATCACCCGCGATTTACAACACATCTCGCGGCACTTACACCCTGCAATTATCGATAAAGTCGGTTTGTATGCGGCGATTGAGTCAGAAGCAAAGAAAATGGCGGCTCATAAGAGTATTGCTCTATCGCTCAACCTAAGCCAAGCAATCTTATATACTGAAGAGCAGAAACTACATATTTATCGGATCTCCCAAGAAGCGCTATCAAACGTTGCCAAACATGCTAGTGCCACTAAATTGGCAATCGTTTTAGCCTGTAAGGAAAATACTGTCAGCCTATCTTTCCAAGATAACGGTGTGGGTATGTCATTAGAACCGCAACCTATGTCTTCATCCCTGGGAATACAATCTATGCGTGAACGAGCGGACATGATTGGCGCCAAAATCCAGTTTCAGACCGATCAGCAACCGTCTGGTTTCAGGGTCACACTGCAGTGGCCAATGCCACAAAAGAACACTCCCTAA
- a CDS encoding arylsulfatase, with protein sequence MKIFTKTLLSKAVLGIAAVTTAVSAPAIAKNDSEKPNILVIMADDIGWSNTSAYNMGMMGYKTPNIDRVAKSGMMFTDHYGQPSSTAGRAAFLTGQLPIRTGLLTVGMPGSPIGIHQDDPTIAEVLKEQGYMTVQLGKNHLGDQEHMLPHRRGFDYFYGNLYHLNAEEEPENEDYPKDPAFLERFGPRGIVEGSADGETGSGGPLTKKRMETIDRELTDMAVDYIEDYAKKDEPFFMWYNPSRMHVWTHLSEKWQGKTGYGLYADGMAELDSYVGEILDTLDKTGQRENTIVIFTTDNGAEKMSWPDGGNTPFKGEKGLTSEGGVRVPFMVSWPGKIPAGSVNNGIQSHEDIFTTLATFAGEKNVQQNFKKKHDVYIDGYDHTQAWLSNEDTARNEIFYFAETGNLEAVRVGKTKATFIQPTEENWFAPRLATQWPQLVDLRSDPYEDAPEHSMMYLRWFGERMYNFVPVQVEVAKLLQTFNEFPLRQEPASFNLERVIKQLPYRGGDAK encoded by the coding sequence ATGAAAATTTTCACCAAAACGTTGTTATCAAAAGCGGTACTGGGTATTGCGGCTGTTACAACTGCAGTATCTGCACCTGCAATCGCTAAAAATGATTCAGAAAAACCAAACATTCTCGTTATCATGGCAGATGATATCGGTTGGTCAAATACTTCTGCATATAACATGGGCATGATGGGTTACAAAACTCCAAATATTGACCGTGTAGCAAAGTCTGGAATGATGTTTACTGACCACTACGGTCAACCAAGTTCAACAGCGGGTCGCGCAGCCTTCCTTACTGGCCAGCTACCAATCCGTACAGGTCTGCTAACGGTAGGAATGCCAGGTTCACCAATTGGTATTCACCAAGATGATCCAACCATCGCCGAAGTATTAAAAGAGCAGGGTTATATGACTGTTCAACTTGGTAAAAACCATTTGGGTGACCAAGAGCACATGTTGCCTCATCGCCGTGGTTTCGATTACTTCTACGGAAATCTATATCATTTAAATGCTGAAGAAGAGCCTGAGAATGAAGATTACCCTAAAGATCCAGCATTCCTAGAGCGTTTCGGTCCTCGCGGTATCGTTGAAGGTTCAGCTGACGGTGAAACGGGCTCGGGTGGTCCGTTAACCAAGAAACGTATGGAAACTATCGATCGCGAATTGACTGATATGGCCGTTGACTATATTGAAGATTACGCGAAGAAAGATGAGCCTTTCTTTATGTGGTACAACCCTTCACGTATGCATGTTTGGACACACTTAAGTGAAAAATGGCAGGGTAAAACAGGCTATGGTTTGTACGCAGATGGCATGGCTGAGCTTGATAGTTATGTCGGTGAAATCCTCGACACTCTAGACAAGACTGGCCAACGTGAAAACACCATTGTTATTTTCACTACCGATAATGGCGCTGAAAAAATGTCTTGGCCTGACGGTGGTAATACCCCCTTTAAAGGCGAGAAAGGTCTAACGTCTGAAGGTGGTGTACGTGTTCCGTTCATGGTTAGCTGGCCTGGAAAAATCCCAGCTGGCAGTGTAAACAACGGTATTCAATCTCATGAAGATATATTTACCACTTTAGCCACTTTTGCTGGTGAGAAAAATGTACAACAGAACTTCAAGAAGAAGCATGATGTTTACATTGATGGATATGACCACACTCAAGCTTGGTTAAGCAATGAAGATACCGCCCGTAATGAGATTTTCTATTTTGCTGAAACAGGCAACTTAGAAGCTGTACGAGTTGGTAAAACGAAAGCAACCTTTATTCAGCCAACTGAAGAAAACTGGTTTGCACCTCGTTTAGCAACGCAGTGGCCTCAACTTGTCGACCTACGTTCAGATCCGTACGAAGATGCTCCTGAGCATTCGATGATGTACCTTCGTTGGTTCGGTGAGCGTATGTATAACTTCGTTCCAGTCCAAGTTGAAGTCGCTAAATTGCTACAAACTTTCAACGAGTTCCCTCTAAGACAAGAGCCTGCATCATTTAACTTAGAACGAGTGATCAAGCAACTGCCTTATCGTGGCGGTGACGCGAAGTAA
- a CDS encoding AAA family ATPase, which yields MHPSICLFEELQLRVNQQVLGQETVVEQLVIALIANGHVLIQGLPGLAKTRAVNALAAEVSAQLNRIQFTPDMLPADITGSEIYNNQTQSLSFKPGPVFCHFLLADEINRAPAKVQSALLESMAESQVSVAGVSHSLPELFMVLATQNPVEQEGTYPLPEAQMDRFLMQVLVDYPDKNAEKKMLQLLRAATNSRLAAATPKLTVDAVLAARAEVEQVYVNDNIDQYIVDIVDATRFPQKFSTELAELIDLGASPRATIALDKCARARAWLAGRDFVTPEDVKVVCHAVLRHRIVLSFTCINLKLTSDDVIDKLLENVTFV from the coding sequence TTGCATCCATCAATTTGTCTATTTGAAGAACTACAACTGCGCGTTAATCAACAGGTGCTTGGCCAAGAAACCGTTGTTGAGCAGTTAGTCATTGCGCTTATTGCCAATGGGCACGTCCTGATACAAGGGCTACCTGGCTTGGCTAAAACTCGGGCTGTGAATGCCCTAGCCGCTGAGGTTTCAGCGCAGCTTAACCGAATTCAATTTACTCCTGATATGCTGCCGGCCGATATTACTGGTAGCGAGATCTACAACAATCAAACTCAGAGTCTGAGTTTTAAACCTGGGCCCGTCTTTTGCCACTTCTTACTCGCCGATGAAATAAACCGAGCGCCGGCAAAAGTACAATCAGCATTGTTGGAGTCAATGGCTGAAAGCCAAGTCTCTGTCGCGGGTGTTTCACATTCGCTGCCTGAACTCTTCATGGTATTAGCGACGCAAAACCCCGTAGAGCAAGAGGGGACCTATCCCCTGCCGGAAGCACAAATGGATCGCTTTTTAATGCAGGTTTTAGTGGACTATCCAGATAAAAATGCCGAAAAGAAGATGCTCCAATTACTTCGAGCCGCAACAAACAGTCGCTTGGCAGCCGCTACCCCTAAACTGACGGTCGACGCTGTCCTTGCAGCGAGAGCCGAGGTGGAGCAAGTCTATGTTAATGACAATATCGATCAGTACATCGTCGATATTGTTGATGCGACCCGCTTCCCGCAGAAGTTTTCCACCGAATTAGCTGAATTAATTGACCTAGGGGCGAGCCCTCGCGCCACGATAGCGCTCGATAAATGCGCACGGGCGCGCGCCTGGTTAGCAGGCCGTGATTTTGTTACCCCTGAGGATGTAAAAGTCGTTTGTCATGCAGTTCTGCGTCATCGAATTGTTCTTAGCTTTACTTGTATCAATCTCAAGCTAACCAGTGATGATGTCATCGATAAGCTACTCGAGAACGTCACGTTTGTCTGA
- a CDS encoding DUF58 domain-containing protein, whose amino-acid sequence MNNDGRIYSSFSRLSLLAKRGRDLSWRPPYSKISPMSGVQKSHQRGRGLDFVELRHYFPGDDVRCIDWRVTQRTGQAFIRLYAEEKDKNTVLIIDLRSSMFFASDGSMKSVIASELAAIIAGRIQLEGDRIGALLMTDKGIAVHQPQRGEKSLLTLLENVVFHGQSLGQTQDNFVRKPLVSDGPETCFSSQATLDDVLKQLCLQKTKESQIFMISDFIDFTVEKSNAFIAQLAKRNNVIALRVSDPFEDQLPEIALVMGNGNVQLDVRQNAAELRQRYNQFAAQQNQQLETSLAAMGIPCLHLSTHLDCWQQLAAMSIKGQG is encoded by the coding sequence ATGAACAACGATGGTCGTATTTACAGCAGTTTTTCAAGGTTAAGTTTGCTAGCCAAAAGAGGGAGAGATTTAAGCTGGCGCCCCCCCTATAGCAAAATATCCCCGATGAGTGGTGTACAAAAAAGTCATCAGCGAGGGCGAGGTTTGGATTTTGTCGAACTGCGGCATTACTTTCCTGGTGACGATGTTCGTTGTATAGATTGGCGGGTGACTCAACGAACAGGCCAAGCTTTTATTCGTTTATATGCCGAAGAGAAAGACAAAAATACAGTATTAATTATCGACTTGCGCAGCAGTATGTTTTTCGCAAGTGATGGCTCGATGAAATCAGTCATTGCCAGTGAGTTGGCTGCGATTATTGCTGGTCGTATTCAACTTGAGGGCGATCGAATTGGTGCACTATTAATGACCGATAAAGGGATTGCAGTGCACCAGCCACAACGTGGTGAAAAATCACTGCTCACCTTACTGGAAAACGTTGTATTTCACGGGCAGTCGTTGGGGCAGACGCAGGATAATTTTGTTAGGAAACCATTAGTCTCTGACGGCCCAGAGACTTGCTTTAGTTCTCAGGCAACGCTTGATGACGTATTAAAACAGCTGTGTTTGCAAAAAACCAAAGAAAGCCAAATCTTCATGATCAGCGACTTTATCGATTTCACCGTTGAGAAAAGTAACGCCTTTATCGCTCAGCTAGCAAAACGTAACAATGTGATTGCCTTGCGTGTCAGTGACCCGTTTGAAGATCAACTCCCTGAGATCGCGTTAGTCATGGGTAACGGAAATGTTCAGTTAGACGTCAGACAAAATGCAGCTGAACTTCGTCAACGCTATAACCAATTTGCAGCGCAGCAAAATCAACAGCTTGAAACAAGCCTGGCGGCAATGGGGATCCCCTGTTTGCATTTATCGACTCATCTAGACTGCTGGCAGCAATTGGCTGCCATGTCGATAAAAGGACAGGGTTAA